One Eurosta solidaginis isolate ZX-2024a chromosome 5, ASM4086904v1, whole genome shotgun sequence DNA segment encodes these proteins:
- the LOC137252527 gene encoding uncharacterized protein isoform X1: protein MENSESSRPNNVESKYITLKETAVSLNQNSAKKRPQVYGYMKHKILKHMEEHGCSSQSVEDVIKASKFDKESILRYMNERAQLAQKHVSEECNSLCFKNIEKWLEYFQKRNLPESCLYEPALVINAIANNEDMPDPNELEGIDLKSIYKFLGNGLLGLPQPQLNEKSAQFLAKEFEMLVGAANTDYGDQQTLLMNKKLLDLKELPCLRRTEIASIDPLGLSDKYNMEFFS, encoded by the exons ATGGAGaa TTCTGAGTCGAGTAGGCCGAATAACGTTGAGTCAAAATATATCACTTTAAA GGAAACGGCGGTATCATTAAACCAAAACAGCGCAAAGAAACGCCCACAGGTTTATGGCTACATGAAACATAAGATACTAAAACATATGGAAGAGCATGGTTGCAGTTCACAAAGCGTTGAAGATGTCATAAAGGCATCTAAATTTGATAAGGAGTCTATACTAA GATATATGAATGAACGTGCGCAATTGGCCCAGAAACATGTATCGGAGGAGTGCAACTCGCTTTgctttaaaaatattgaaaaatggtTGGAATACTTTCAGAAAAGAAATTTGCCTGAGTCATGCCTTTATGAACCGGCTTTGGTTATCAATGCAATTGCAAATAATGAAGATATGCCCGATCCAAATGAGCTTGAAGGGATCGATTTGAA GTCTATTTACAAATTTTTGGGAAACGGCTTACTAGGACTACCCCAGCCGCAACTAAATGAAAAAAGTGCACAATTTTTGGCTAAAGAATTTGAG atGCTCGTCGGGGCGGCCAATACTGATTATGGTGATCAACAAACACTTCTTATGAATAAAAAACTGCTCGACCTCAAAGAACTTCCATGTCTGAGGAGAACAGAAATTGCCAGCATCGATCCTTTAGGCCTTAGTGATAAAtataatatggaatttttttcataa
- the LOC137252527 gene encoding uncharacterized protein isoform X2 — MENSESSRPNNVESKYITLKETAVSLNQNSAKKRPQVYGYMKHKILKHMEEHGCSSQSVEDVIKASKFDKESILRYMNERAQLAQKHVSEECNSLCFKNIEKWLEYFQKRNLPESCLYEPALVINAIANNEDMPDPNELEGIDLKCSSGRPILIMVINKHFL; from the exons ATGGAGaa TTCTGAGTCGAGTAGGCCGAATAACGTTGAGTCAAAATATATCACTTTAAA GGAAACGGCGGTATCATTAAACCAAAACAGCGCAAAGAAACGCCCACAGGTTTATGGCTACATGAAACATAAGATACTAAAACATATGGAAGAGCATGGTTGCAGTTCACAAAGCGTTGAAGATGTCATAAAGGCATCTAAATTTGATAAGGAGTCTATACTAA GATATATGAATGAACGTGCGCAATTGGCCCAGAAACATGTATCGGAGGAGTGCAACTCGCTTTgctttaaaaatattgaaaaatggtTGGAATACTTTCAGAAAAGAAATTTGCCTGAGTCATGCCTTTATGAACCGGCTTTGGTTATCAATGCAATTGCAAATAATGAAGATATGCCCGATCCAAATGAGCTTGAAGGGATCGATTTGAA atGCTCGTCGGGGCGGCCAATACTGATTATGGTGATCAACAAACACTTCTTATGA